Genomic window (Thermoleophilaceae bacterium):
CGTCGTGTCGAGCAGCGGGCGGACACGTTCGCCCTCGAGCTCACGCGCGACCCGGAGTCCTTTATCGAGCTCGAGAAGCGGCTGGCCGTCAAGGCGCTGGCCGACCCTCGGCCGCCGCGCCTTCTCCAAAAGCTGCTCGCCACGCACCCCGACGCGGTCGAGCGGATCGGCTATGCGGTGGCGTACGCCCGCTCGCGCTAGCTCGTGGGGCTCGACGGATCCTCGGGCGGACCGTCGTACTCCGGCAGGTTCCGGATGCCTTCCTTCGCCTGCCACTTCGACCAGTTGTCCTCCATCGCGTCGATCAGCTCGCGCATGAAGCGGGGCGAGAGGTTGATCCGCGACACCACGACGCCGGGGATCTCCTCCTCCTCGACCTCGTGATCCACCCGGGCGTACGTGATCGTGAACTCGTAGTCGGAGTGGCTGACGTTGGCGAAATTGGCGTACACGCCCGCCATGATCTCCGGCGAGGTGTGGATGTTGATGTGGCGCTCGGGCTGGTCCTCGGGCACGCGACTAGTATCGCAGCCTTCCCGGAGCCGATCACATGCGGATCATCGTCCTAGCCGTCGGGCGTCTTCGGCCCCCGTTTGCCGACGACATCCAGCACTACCAGAAGCTGCTCGCGGGGCACGCCCGCGTCGAGCTCGTCGAGCTGCGGGATGAGGAGAAGGTCGACGGGCGCATCCCGGACCGGGCCTTCACGGTCCTGCTCAGCCCCGACGGCCGGACCTTCGACTCGCTGGCGTTCAGCAACTTCATGGAGGAGCGGCGCCAGTCCGGGCAGGACCTCTGCTTCGTGGTGGGCGGCCCTCGGGGCATCCATCTCGACCGCTGCGATCTGCGCCTGTCGTTCGGCCCGATGACGCTTCCGCACCAGCTCGCGAGGGTGGTCCTGCTCGAGCAGATCTACCGCGCGCACAAGATCCTCGCCCGCGAGCCATACCATTACTGAAATGAGCCCGACGACCGATCCGGTCGCCGAACTCAGGGCCACCGTTGCCGCCGCTGCCGCAGAGCTGAGCGAGAACGGTGTGGGCAAGACATTCAGCTTCGACCGTCCTCCGAAGCCCGAGTTCGGCGACTACTCCACCAACGCAGCGATGCTGCTCGCCCCGACGATGGGCGAGAAGCCGCGCGACGTAGCCGAGCGCCTCGGCGGCCTGGTGGAGCAGCGGCTCGCCGATGGCGTCGAGCGCGTGGACGTGGCCGGCCCGGGCTTCCTCAACCTCTTCATGTCCGACGCCTGGTGGCGCGACGCGCTCAGCTCGGCGCTCTCCTCGGGGGAGGGATTCGGCCGCGCAGGTGCCGACCCGCCGGAGCGGATCCTCGTGGAGTTCGTGAGCGCGAACCCCACCGGGCCGATCACCGTGGCGTCCGCGCGGCACGCCGCATACGGTGACGCGCTGAGCCGGATCCTCGAGTTCGCGGGCCACGACATCGAGCGCGAGTACTACGTGAACGACGAGGGCGGGCAGGTGCAGCGCTTCGCCCAGTCGATCCAGGCGCGGGCGCGCGGTGAGGAGCCGCCGGAGGATGGCTACGCCGGCGCCTACGTGGGCGAGCTGGCCGGGAAGCTCGATGGCGCGGCCAAGATGGACCTCGCCGAGCTCGCGCG
Coding sequences:
- a CDS encoding DUF3467 domain-containing protein; this encodes MPEDQPERHINIHTSPEIMAGVYANFANVSHSDYEFTITYARVDHEVEEEEIPGVVVSRINLSPRFMRELIDAMEDNWSKWQAKEGIRNLPEYDGPPEDPSSPTS
- a CDS encoding 23S rRNA (pseudouridine(1915)-N(3))-methyltransferase RlmH; its protein translation is MRIIVLAVGRLRPPFADDIQHYQKLLAGHARVELVELRDEEKVDGRIPDRAFTVLLSPDGRTFDSLAFSNFMEERRQSGQDLCFVVGGPRGIHLDRCDLRLSFGPMTLPHQLARVVLLEQIYRAHKILAREPYHY